From the genome of Acidobacteriota bacterium, one region includes:
- a CDS encoding c-type cytochrome, which produces MVKRNGEGQIPHRVAWVVGMALVAVVVLAKDAPADGKTLFKEYCKPCHAEGSKSGEYTPMTLIGEQWERFFETKYVSAHQAVIDSAHGNKPVTEAITPDMLKVLKEWIVDHAADSEHPMTCG; this is translated from the coding sequence ATGGTGAAGCGGAATGGAGAAGGGCAAATCCCCCACCGAGTCGCCTGGGTGGTGGGGATGGCTCTCGTGGCGGTGGTGGTCCTGGCCAAGGACGCTCCGGCCGACGGGAAAACTCTCTTCAAGGAGTACTGCAAGCCCTGTCACGCCGAAGGGTCCAAGTCGGGGGAGTACACGCCCATGACCCTCATCGGCGAGCAGTGGGAGCGCTTTTTTGAGACCAAGTACGTCTCGGCGCATCAGGCGGTCATTGATTCCGCGCACGGGAACAAGCCCGTCACCGAAGCGATCACGCCCGATATGCTGAAGGTGCTAAAGGAGTGGATCGTCGATCACGCGGCCGATTCCGAGCACCCCATGACCTGCGGCTGA
- a CDS encoding DUF3373 family protein: MKRILAVLAAAAFSLLGWAQSGDEVEAMRRRLAELEQRLSQIEASKGPAASADVQAIRQELKEMGKRLDSVEKKDALDRIRWGGDFRFEAHSFDSSMPAYVDGMAMQNMVVNTLFYYGATGMLPPNPGAVQSFIASHYGDYLYFTDHLTFDQLKKTMGMFPPQMQQMLMSSLTPYAARPGYDWNNSILYTSRLRLNMDADVAKDVTFSGRLSMYKTWGDSTGVQMFNGQSNSFAIDGNTTGVPNSDVLRVDRAYFTWNNIGGKPIYLSIGRRPSTNGPPMNLREGELRAGTPMGSLIDFQFDGITAGWHINDKSTFRLCYGLGYESGWGNGEQLLQPADRLKDAQFLGFNWDIYSTEKMLVQTTVARAFNLTDGFNGLIVLPNNPVTGAPIAAPVLMRYSPSANLGDMDIAGLLVQRTDGPFDWFANVNYVKSRPDNVTTPFGGLFCDPFETPTSHSGSMIYVGGRYNFANKATSVGLEYNHGSKYWFNFTPAQDDILAAKTNTRGDVWEAYLLHRINKRFQLKLDYTYYDYEYSGSGWHIGAPKKLDSRPVLGYPTYSSAGVATLSMSVRF, encoded by the coding sequence ATGAAGCGCATTCTTGCGGTACTCGCGGCGGCGGCCTTTTCGTTGCTCGGCTGGGCCCAATCGGGCGACGAGGTGGAGGCCATGCGCCGCCGGCTGGCGGAGCTCGAACAGCGTCTGAGCCAGATCGAAGCGTCCAAGGGGCCGGCGGCGAGCGCGGACGTGCAGGCCATCCGGCAGGAACTCAAGGAGATGGGCAAGCGCCTCGACTCCGTGGAGAAGAAGGACGCGCTGGACCGGATCCGCTGGGGCGGCGACTTCCGCTTCGAGGCCCACTCTTTCGACAGCTCCATGCCGGCCTACGTGGACGGGATGGCCATGCAGAATATGGTCGTGAATACGCTGTTCTACTACGGCGCCACGGGCATGCTTCCGCCCAACCCCGGCGCGGTGCAGTCCTTCATCGCCAGCCACTACGGGGATTACCTCTATTTCACGGACCATCTCACCTTTGACCAGCTCAAGAAGACCATGGGCATGTTCCCCCCCCAGATGCAGCAGATGCTCATGTCCTCCCTGACGCCCTACGCCGCCCGCCCCGGGTATGACTGGAACAACAGCATCCTGTACACGAGTCGCCTGCGCCTGAACATGGACGCCGATGTGGCCAAGGACGTGACCTTCTCGGGGCGCCTCTCCATGTACAAGACCTGGGGCGACTCCACGGGCGTGCAGATGTTCAACGGCCAGTCCAACAGCTTCGCCATCGACGGCAACACCACGGGGGTCCCCAACTCCGACGTCCTCCGCGTGGACCGCGCCTACTTCACCTGGAACAACATCGGAGGCAAACCCATCTACCTCTCCATCGGCCGTCGTCCCTCCACCAACGGCCCGCCGATGAACCTGCGGGAAGGGGAGCTGCGCGCCGGGACGCCCATGGGCTCCCTCATCGACTTCCAGTTCGACGGCATCACGGCGGGCTGGCACATCAACGACAAGTCCACCTTCCGGCTCTGCTACGGCCTCGGTTACGAAAGCGGATGGGGCAACGGCGAACAGCTCCTGCAACCCGCCGACCGCCTGAAGGACGCCCAGTTCCTGGGATTCAACTGGGACATCTACAGCACCGAAAAGATGCTCGTCCAGACCACCGTGGCCCGAGCCTTCAACCTGACCGACGGCTTCAACGGCCTCATCGTCCTTCCGAACAACCCCGTGACGGGCGCCCCCATCGCCGCTCCCGTCCTGATGCGGTACTCCCCCTCCGCCAACCTGGGCGACATGGACATCGCGGGCCTTCTGGTCCAGCGCACCGACGGCCCCTTCGACTGGTTCGCCAACGTGAACTACGTAAAGAGCCGGCCCGACAACGTGACGACGCCCTTCGGCGGCCTCTTCTGCGATCCCTTCGAGACCCCCACGTCCCACTCCGGGTCCATGATCTACGTGGGCGGCCGCTACAACTTCGCCAACAAGGCCACCAGCGTCGGCCTCGAGTACAACCACGGCTCCAAGTACTGGTTCAACTTCACGCCGGCCCAGGACGACATCCTCGCCGCGAAGACCAACACCCGCGGCGACGTCTGGGAAGCCTACCTGCTCCACCGCATCAACAAGCGCTTCCAGCTCAAGCTCGACTACACCTACTACGACTACGAGTACTCGGGCTCCGGCTGGCACATCGGAGCGCCCAAGAAGCTCGACTCCAGGCCCGTTCTGGGCTACCCGACGTATTCCAGCGCCGGCGTCGCCACCCTCTCCATGAGCGTGAGGTTCTAG